A single genomic interval of Demequina sp. NBRC 110054 harbors:
- a CDS encoding MFS transporter — protein sequence MTISDEAAVTTESTHDSTSTTAEFGTPRRTIGLVLIAALGMYIMAMSMSTALSLRIASIAPDTKDVLYSRTVSVSALLMLVVIPVVGALSDRTTSRYGRRRPWIVGGLVVAVVAAAIAGLSANPIIIGAAYVILVTAMQSAFNAYAVIPVEAVPDAMRARVMGIMGLFGALAYSGGSYLTGALVEQPLLLMTAPILLAVLTVLPLLALYRDPAKAKSEVPALDVKELFGGLLVNPRKHPNFGWTWLARLLAGIAMASLLTYFVYYMLDVLEVPLTEVGAKAGLLTLISAPISIVFFTGSGWLSDKVGSRKPFVAAAAGLMALGLVLGAMADSFVSFAVAWSIFAMGQAIYLTVDLALCAAVLPDARDAGKDMAVFGLALSIPNIIVPAVGPTILSIGGGANYALLWIGAAVLCLVGAALMPLIRGVR from the coding sequence ATGACTATCTCCGACGAAGCAGCAGTCACCACGGAGTCGACGCACGACTCCACCAGCACCACCGCCGAGTTCGGCACGCCACGCAGGACCATCGGACTCGTGCTGATCGCCGCGCTCGGCATGTACATCATGGCGATGAGCATGTCGACCGCCCTGTCGCTTCGCATCGCGAGCATCGCCCCCGACACCAAGGATGTGCTCTACAGCCGCACGGTCTCCGTCAGCGCGCTGCTCATGCTCGTGGTCATCCCCGTCGTCGGCGCCCTCTCCGACAGGACCACCAGCAGGTACGGCCGGCGCCGCCCGTGGATCGTCGGCGGCCTCGTCGTCGCGGTCGTCGCCGCCGCGATCGCGGGCCTCTCCGCCAACCCGATCATCATCGGCGCCGCGTACGTGATCCTCGTGACCGCGATGCAGTCCGCCTTCAACGCCTACGCCGTCATCCCCGTCGAGGCGGTTCCCGACGCGATGCGTGCGAGGGTCATGGGGATCATGGGCCTGTTCGGAGCCCTCGCCTACTCGGGCGGTTCCTACCTCACCGGTGCTCTCGTCGAGCAGCCCCTCCTGCTCATGACGGCGCCGATCCTGCTCGCCGTCCTCACGGTCCTTCCGCTGCTCGCCCTCTACCGCGACCCCGCCAAGGCGAAGTCCGAGGTGCCCGCACTCGACGTGAAGGAGCTGTTCGGCGGACTCCTCGTGAACCCGCGCAAGCACCCCAACTTCGGATGGACCTGGCTCGCACGCCTGCTCGCCGGCATCGCGATGGCATCGCTGCTGACCTACTTCGTCTACTACATGCTGGACGTGCTCGAGGTGCCGCTGACCGAGGTCGGCGCGAAGGCCGGCCTGCTGACGCTGATCTCCGCCCCGATCTCGATCGTGTTCTTCACCGGCTCGGGTTGGCTGTCGGACAAGGTCGGCAGCCGCAAGCCCTTCGTGGCCGCGGCCGCGGGCCTCATGGCGCTCGGCCTCGTCCTCGGAGCCATGGCCGACAGCTTCGTGAGCTTCGCCGTCGCGTGGAGCATCTTCGCGATGGGTCAGGCGATCTACCTCACTGTCGACCTCGCACTGTGCGCCGCCGTGCTGCCGGACGCGAGGGACGCAGGCAAGGACATGGCGGTGTTCGGCCTCGCGCTCAGCATCCCCAACATCATCGTGCCGGCAGTCGGCCCGACCATCCTCTCGATCGGCGGGGGCGCGAACTACGCGCTGCTGTGGATCGGTGCCGCCGTCCTGTGCCTCGTGGGAGCGGCCCTCATGCCGCTGATCCGCGGGGTGCGCTGA
- a CDS encoding MFS transporter — translation MTSQPADLTRSPGAVTAARNATLAVFTVNGFAFASWMSRVPDVKDMLDLTPGQLSLLLLALSIGSLVGLPVAGRIARRIGAANTVRLGGAVSMPGVLLAGIAVEAHASIPLVMVPLFMVGLGFGTWDVAQNLEGSIVEQSLRRAIMPWFHAGFSGGTVIGALLGALITWLAVPVGLHIGAAAVLGLAVMWWFTRDFLPAYDEGATEAVDVTGATRSPWLEPRTLLIGLIVLAAAFAEGTANDWMAVAFVDGHDTSNAMGVVALAVFLAFMTAGRILGTGLLDRYGRVVVLRTLFVTAVVGCLLVVFGPSWLAFIGVAIWGVGASLGFPVGMSAASDDPARAALRLSVVSTIGYGAFLMGPPLIGFLGDRVGVLDAMLTVGAVSLLAILVVPAARPLKRAGGA, via the coding sequence GTGACCTCTCAGCCAGCGGACCTGACCCGCAGCCCCGGCGCAGTGACCGCCGCGCGCAACGCCACGCTCGCGGTGTTCACCGTGAACGGCTTCGCCTTCGCCTCCTGGATGTCGCGCGTCCCGGACGTGAAGGACATGCTGGACCTCACCCCGGGCCAGCTCTCCCTGCTCCTGCTCGCCCTCTCGATCGGATCGCTGGTCGGCCTGCCAGTGGCGGGCCGGATCGCGCGCCGCATCGGCGCCGCCAACACCGTGAGGCTCGGCGGTGCCGTGTCCATGCCGGGAGTCCTCCTGGCCGGGATCGCCGTGGAGGCCCACGCGTCGATTCCTCTCGTGATGGTCCCGCTGTTCATGGTCGGGCTCGGCTTCGGCACCTGGGATGTCGCTCAGAACCTCGAGGGATCCATCGTCGAGCAGAGCCTGAGGCGAGCGATCATGCCCTGGTTCCACGCGGGCTTCTCGGGCGGCACCGTCATCGGAGCGCTGCTTGGCGCCCTCATCACGTGGCTCGCGGTCCCCGTCGGGCTGCACATCGGGGCGGCGGCGGTGCTGGGCCTCGCGGTCATGTGGTGGTTCACCCGCGACTTCCTGCCGGCTTACGACGAAGGCGCCACCGAGGCGGTCGACGTCACCGGCGCGACGCGATCGCCGTGGCTCGAGCCCCGCACGCTCCTGATCGGACTGATCGTGCTGGCGGCCGCATTCGCCGAGGGGACCGCGAACGACTGGATGGCCGTCGCGTTCGTCGACGGGCACGACACCTCCAATGCGATGGGGGTCGTCGCGCTCGCGGTCTTCCTCGCGTTCATGACCGCAGGGCGCATCCTCGGCACGGGACTGCTCGACCGGTACGGACGCGTCGTGGTGCTGCGCACGCTGTTCGTGACGGCCGTGGTGGGATGCCTGCTCGTGGTGTTCGGTCCTTCGTGGCTCGCCTTCATCGGGGTCGCGATCTGGGGCGTCGGCGCGAGCCTGGGATTCCCCGTCGGCATGTCGGCGGCGTCGGACGACCCGGCGCGTGCCGCGCTGCGCCTGAGCGTCGTCTCCACGATCGGCTACGGGGCGTTCCTCATGGGACCGCCTCTGATCGGGTTCCTGGGCGACAGGGTGGGCGTGCTCGATGCGATGCTCACCGTCGGCGCCGTCTCGCTCCTCGCGATCCTCGTGGTGCCGGCCGCACGGCCGCTGAAGCGAGCCGGCGGAGCCTGA
- a CDS encoding HAD family phosphatase, with protein sequence MVAADSGFAVLWDMDGVLIDSEPLLFEAERLAFAEHGVALTMEDKKPFIGLGGHEVMARMAEAFGVDADPAELGRAKLAHVVRLLGSVPGFAPTTALVRLLAARGVPMAVASGSSPEMIDTALRAVGLDDALATRVSVLEVAHGKPEPDVFLEAASRLGVAPGRCVVVEDAVPGVLAGKQAGARVLAIPYVTDPWDARFETADLVVRGGMDHADPDALLAWILGTEES encoded by the coding sequence ATGGTTGCCGCTGACTCCGGGTTCGCCGTCCTGTGGGACATGGACGGTGTCCTGATCGACTCCGAGCCGCTGCTGTTCGAGGCGGAGCGGCTCGCGTTCGCGGAGCACGGCGTCGCCTTGACGATGGAGGACAAGAAGCCCTTCATCGGCCTCGGTGGGCACGAGGTCATGGCGCGCATGGCCGAGGCCTTCGGCGTCGACGCGGACCCGGCCGAGCTGGGTCGGGCGAAGCTCGCGCACGTCGTCAGGCTGCTCGGATCCGTTCCCGGTTTCGCGCCCACGACCGCGCTCGTCCGCCTGCTCGCCGCACGAGGCGTGCCCATGGCCGTCGCGTCTGGCTCGAGCCCCGAGATGATCGATACGGCCCTGCGGGCCGTCGGCCTGGACGATGCGCTCGCCACCCGCGTCTCCGTGCTCGAGGTCGCGCATGGCAAGCCGGAGCCAGACGTCTTCCTGGAGGCCGCCTCGCGTCTGGGGGTCGCCCCCGGACGATGCGTCGTGGTCGAGGACGCGGTCCCCGGGGTCCTCGCGGGCAAGCAGGCGGGCGCTCGCGTGCTCGCGATTCCGTACGTCACGGACCCATGGGATGCGCGCTTCGAGACGGCCGATCTCGTGGTGCGTGGCGGCATGGACCACGCCGATCCCGACGCTCTGCTCGCGTGGATCCTCGGCACCGAGGAGAGTTGA
- a CDS encoding TetR/AcrR family transcriptional regulator, with protein sequence MPQEPGARHDKEAGTYAKGDLRRAHIVSTALHLFADAGYERTSMVQAAAAAGISRAGLLHHFPTKDDLLAAVLEERDRLDDARHFDHLDPADPLGWLANLIRLTEFNATQPRLVRLFAVLSAESSSPDHPAHEYFARRYAATRSEYARVIAELVRQDLLAPGVEAEGLEVELIAFTDGVQVQWLLDPSIDMARLLRRRLQQLVTAPLPDPTPETTLRS encoded by the coding sequence ATGCCACAGGAGCCGGGAGCCCGCCACGACAAGGAGGCGGGCACGTACGCGAAGGGCGATCTCCGCAGGGCCCACATCGTCTCCACGGCGCTGCACCTGTTCGCGGACGCCGGCTACGAGCGCACGAGCATGGTCCAGGCCGCCGCGGCCGCGGGCATCTCCCGCGCAGGACTCCTCCACCACTTCCCCACGAAGGACGACCTGCTCGCGGCTGTTCTCGAGGAGCGCGATCGCCTGGACGACGCGCGGCACTTCGATCACCTGGACCCGGCCGACCCCCTCGGCTGGCTCGCCAACCTGATCCGCCTCACGGAGTTCAACGCGACCCAGCCGCGGCTGGTGCGCCTCTTCGCGGTGCTGTCGGCCGAGTCGTCGTCGCCCGACCATCCCGCGCACGAGTACTTCGCGCGCCGCTACGCAGCCACCCGGAGCGAGTACGCGCGCGTCATCGCGGAGCTCGTCAGGCAGGACCTCCTCGCCCCCGGCGTCGAAGCCGAGGGGCTCGAGGTCGAGCTGATCGCCTTCACCGACGGCGTCCAGGTGCAGTGGCTGCTCGACCCCAGCATCGACATGGCGCGCCTCCTGAGGCGCAGGCTCCAGCAGCTGGTCACCGCGCCGCTGCCCGACCCGACGCCGGAGACGACGCTGCGCTCATGA
- the melA gene encoding alpha-galactosidase, which yields MTTTPRIVIIGAGGFVFPFRLIGDLMSHTALQSAEYVLMDIDADRVKRTADAARALAEHHSLQASVIETTSREEALTGADFVFITFQVGGVEAYKWDVEIPRKYGVDQTVGDTVGPGGVFRFLRSIQAYKAIADDMLRLCPDALLINYANPMAMATGYLNAQGISTVGLCHSVQGTTRMLARTLGIPYEEMSYVSAGINHQAWLLKLERDGEDLYPRLKEIMHRKHSLGRGAEDIAEDDGDHTGIAEGDSNYEGGNEQVRNAIMETFGCFQTESSHHASEYLPYFRKDPETVLRYIPERWDYYDICVNHDEQGDVDEQLANLTDSLEPSIEYGATIVNAAVTGVPAVIYGNVPNDGLILNLPADATVEVACLVDRNGIQPVALGELPPALAAVNRTNINVQLLALEAARTGNKEHVYQAVALDPLTGAHLTLEQIRDMTDELLEAHADGLPESLRLGA from the coding sequence ATGACCACCACTCCCAGAATCGTGATCATCGGCGCCGGCGGATTCGTGTTCCCGTTCCGCCTCATCGGTGACCTCATGAGCCACACCGCCCTCCAGTCCGCCGAGTACGTCCTTATGGACATCGACGCGGATCGCGTGAAGCGCACGGCCGACGCCGCCCGTGCGCTCGCGGAGCACCACTCGCTTCAAGCAAGCGTGATCGAGACGACCTCGCGCGAGGAGGCGCTCACCGGCGCCGACTTCGTGTTCATCACCTTCCAGGTCGGCGGCGTCGAGGCCTACAAGTGGGACGTCGAGATCCCGCGCAAGTACGGCGTCGACCAGACCGTGGGCGACACCGTCGGCCCGGGCGGCGTGTTCCGCTTCCTGCGCTCGATCCAGGCCTACAAGGCGATCGCCGACGACATGCTCCGCCTGTGCCCCGACGCGCTGCTGATCAACTATGCGAACCCGATGGCCATGGCCACCGGCTATCTCAACGCGCAGGGGATCTCCACCGTCGGTCTGTGCCACAGCGTGCAGGGCACGACCCGCATGCTCGCCCGCACGCTCGGCATCCCCTACGAGGAGATGTCCTACGTCTCGGCCGGCATCAACCACCAGGCGTGGCTGCTCAAGCTCGAGCGTGACGGGGAGGACCTCTACCCGCGCCTCAAGGAGATCATGCACCGCAAGCACTCACTGGGCCGGGGCGCGGAGGACATCGCCGAGGATGACGGCGACCACACCGGCATCGCCGAGGGGGACTCGAACTACGAGGGCGGCAACGAGCAGGTCCGCAACGCCATCATGGAGACCTTCGGCTGCTTCCAGACCGAGTCGAGCCACCACGCGTCGGAGTACCTCCCGTACTTCCGCAAGGACCCGGAGACGGTGCTGCGGTACATCCCCGAGCGCTGGGACTACTACGACATCTGCGTGAACCACGATGAGCAGGGCGACGTCGACGAGCAGCTCGCGAACCTGACCGACAGCCTCGAGCCCTCGATCGAGTACGGCGCGACGATCGTCAACGCCGCCGTCACGGGCGTGCCCGCGGTCATCTACGGCAACGTCCCGAACGACGGGCTGATCCTCAACCTGCCCGCGGACGCCACCGTCGAGGTCGCGTGCCTCGTGGACCGCAACGGCATCCAGCCGGTCGCGCTCGGCGAGCTTCCCCCCGCGCTCGCGGCGGTCAACCGGACCAACATCAACGTGCAGCTCCTCGCGCTCGAGGCGGCCCGCACCGGCAACAAGGAGCACGTGTACCAGGCGGTCGCGCTCGACCCGCTGACCGGTGCGCACCTCACGCTCGAGCAGATCCGCGACATGACGGACGAGCTCCTCGAGGCCCACGCCGATGGGCTGCCCGAATCCCTCCGCTTGGGGGCCTAG
- a CDS encoding helix-turn-helix domain-containing protein, whose protein sequence is MSASDVVVNAPGFWVHRGGALPMTSAHRHDDLELNLVTRGSLEYLFGGRSLSVPAGSIAMFWAATPHRLVDSGDDAEAPEGCWLHVPLATVRGWGLPQDSLARLLRDRPLIVDAAGLGDLSAAFDRWATDLTTPETTTIALMEVQALAMRILRAARDGSAGGPGGRRGSSQMPDAVAAMAGFIALNFRDPVRVADVAAAVPLHPSTAMQVFRASLGITIGEYLTRCRVAEAQRLLITTSRPAGDIGIAAGFGTVSAFYEAFRRATGGPPAAYRRGLAAHEPPRS, encoded by the coding sequence ATGTCCGCCTCCGACGTCGTGGTCAACGCCCCTGGGTTCTGGGTGCATCGGGGCGGCGCGCTGCCGATGACGAGCGCGCACCGTCACGACGACCTGGAGCTGAACCTCGTCACGCGCGGGAGCCTCGAGTACCTCTTCGGCGGCAGGTCCCTCTCGGTGCCGGCCGGATCGATCGCGATGTTCTGGGCCGCCACCCCGCACCGGCTCGTCGACTCGGGGGACGATGCGGAGGCGCCCGAGGGCTGCTGGCTGCACGTTCCGCTCGCCACGGTGCGGGGATGGGGACTGCCCCAGGACTCGCTAGCCCGCCTCCTGCGAGACCGCCCGCTGATCGTCGACGCGGCCGGCCTCGGCGACCTCTCGGCCGCCTTCGACCGGTGGGCGACCGATCTCACCACCCCCGAGACGACCACGATCGCGCTCATGGAGGTCCAGGCGCTCGCGATGCGGATCCTGCGCGCCGCAAGGGACGGCAGCGCCGGCGGCCCGGGCGGGCGGCGCGGCTCCTCGCAGATGCCCGACGCGGTGGCCGCGATGGCGGGGTTCATCGCCCTCAACTTCCGGGATCCGGTGCGCGTGGCGGACGTGGCCGCCGCCGTGCCGCTGCATCCCAGCACGGCGATGCAGGTGTTCCGAGCGTCGCTGGGCATCACGATCGGCGAGTACCTCACGCGCTGCCGCGTCGCCGAGGCCCAGCGACTGCTCATCACGACCTCGAGGCCGGCGGGCGACATCGGGATCGCCGCGGGCTTCGGCACCGTGAGCGCGTTCTACGAGGCGTTCCGGCGTGCGACCGGCGGCCCGCCCGCCGCGTATCGGCGCGGCCTCGCGGCGCACGAGCCGCCGCGGAGCTGA
- a CDS encoding phosphotransferase family protein, whose product MESITKNRQPVEVLRRIVARAYGEAEVPEGEDFATELGEGYFNVAYRLVLRSGRQVVLKIAPPREVEVMTCERGAMRTELAALELLRSRTSAPVPEVDFADTTHELVDADWFVMPLIEGDSLSALEESEDVPVAVTAGLRRDLGVLNRGINEAVGVRFGPLLGDGFATWRECFAAMMEDILGDGERAGLDLGVEYDVVRAVVDGHLDALDEVTEPRLVEWDLWPGNVLVRDGRIVALIDHERALWGDPLIEAGFNGMDLPDFGDPTPFIEGYGLEFVTPEMARRRWLYSIYLVLLMTIETHYRQYPDDGPYEWAKGLLADLLAE is encoded by the coding sequence ATGGAGAGCATCACCAAGAACCGCCAGCCCGTCGAGGTGCTGCGCCGCATCGTCGCGCGGGCGTACGGCGAGGCCGAGGTGCCCGAGGGCGAGGACTTCGCGACCGAGCTGGGTGAGGGCTACTTCAACGTCGCCTACCGCCTCGTCCTGCGCTCCGGACGGCAGGTGGTGCTGAAGATCGCACCTCCGCGGGAGGTCGAGGTGATGACCTGCGAACGCGGTGCGATGCGCACCGAGCTCGCGGCCCTCGAGCTGCTGCGTTCGCGGACGTCGGCGCCGGTGCCCGAGGTCGACTTCGCGGACACCACGCATGAGCTCGTCGACGCCGATTGGTTCGTCATGCCGCTCATCGAGGGGGACAGCCTCTCCGCCCTCGAGGAGTCCGAGGACGTGCCGGTCGCGGTGACGGCCGGGCTGCGGCGGGACCTCGGCGTGCTCAACCGAGGGATCAACGAGGCCGTCGGCGTGCGCTTCGGACCGCTTCTCGGGGACGGCTTCGCGACGTGGCGCGAGTGCTTCGCCGCGATGATGGAGGACATCCTCGGAGACGGTGAGCGCGCGGGGCTGGACCTGGGGGTCGAGTATGACGTCGTCCGCGCGGTGGTCGATGGCCACCTGGACGCGCTCGACGAGGTCACCGAGCCGCGGCTGGTCGAATGGGACCTGTGGCCGGGCAACGTGCTCGTGAGGGACGGCCGCATCGTCGCGCTGATCGACCATGAGCGCGCGCTGTGGGGAGACCCGCTCATCGAGGCCGGCTTCAACGGCATGGACCTGCCCGACTTCGGCGACCCCACGCCGTTCATCGAGGGATACGGGCTCGAGTTCGTGACGCCCGAGATGGCGCGGCGACGGTGGCTCTACAGCATCTACCTGGTGCTGCTCATGACGATCGAGACCCACTACCGGCAGTATCCGGACGACGGTCCCTACGAGTGGGCGAAGGGCCTGCTCGCGGACCTTCTGGCCGAGTGA
- a CDS encoding MarR family winged helix-turn-helix transcriptional regulator: MEIDDQEPQRYTGYLIRRAQQAHLAMWSRVVSTEITSVQYSILVILDQCGQASQRELCDRVDLDRSTVADLVRRMERRGLVARARDVDDARRNTVTLTEHGLAERARLKPLVEEANRRLTEGLSAEQREALRAGLRALLEG; the protein is encoded by the coding sequence GTGGAGATCGACGATCAGGAGCCGCAGCGCTACACCGGGTACCTGATCCGCCGCGCCCAGCAGGCGCATCTGGCGATGTGGTCTCGGGTGGTCTCCACCGAGATCACGAGCGTCCAGTACTCGATCCTTGTGATCCTCGATCAGTGCGGTCAGGCGAGCCAGCGCGAGCTCTGCGATCGCGTCGACCTCGACCGTTCGACGGTCGCGGATCTCGTGAGGCGCATGGAGCGCCGCGGTCTCGTGGCGCGGGCGCGCGACGTCGACGACGCCCGCCGCAACACGGTGACGCTCACCGAGCACGGGCTCGCGGAGCGCGCGCGGCTCAAGCCGCTCGTCGAGGAGGCGAACCGCAGGCTCACCGAGGGGCTCTCGGCCGAGCAGCGCGAGGCGCTGCGCGCCGGGCTTCGCGCGCTGCTGGAGGGCTGA
- a CDS encoding FAD-dependent monooxygenase, protein MQFYRDGYRPGDPDLRPAAPQALARSAEIPEQLDVLIVGTGPAGAVLAAQLAAFPGISTRVIERRATPLELGHADGVACRTVEMFQAFGLADALVREAYWVNEVRFWGPSSADRDRIERTGWVQDTPPGLSEFPHVIVNQARMQEYLLDYAAKQPSRLTVDYGVELVDLTVGEGGYPVTVTLRQAGGEREGEVRTVRARYVVGCDGARSAVRTAIGRELKGDAANHAWGVMDVLATTDFPDWRTKNVIQSAGKGSLLMIPREGGSMVRLYVDLGEVKAGDSAIRGTTAAQLADVANAILHPYSIDVRSVAWSSVYEVGQRLTDRFDDVPAELVGEREPHVFIAGDACHTHSAKAGQGMNVSMQDAFNLGWKLVAVLEGRAPEGLLATYSEERQSVAQDLIDFDRFWSAFIAQPTLDPDHPENGGVTAEAMQAEFARQGRYTAGLATRYRPSTLTGTGEHQGLATGFEIGTRFHSSPVIRVADARPMHLGHAHVADGRWRLYAFGDTTGVALRELAEWLTESLDSPVQRFRLAGADLDAAFDVHGIFRAGHHEVDISSVPGILLPRSGPLGLQDWEKAWAVDPDDDIFSARGIADDGALVIVRPDQYVAHVLPLAARVELTDFFSAILLEREAAALG, encoded by the coding sequence ATGCAGTTCTACCGCGACGGCTACCGCCCCGGCGACCCCGACCTCAGGCCCGCGGCGCCCCAGGCGCTCGCCCGCTCCGCCGAGATCCCCGAGCAGCTCGACGTGCTCATCGTCGGCACCGGACCGGCGGGCGCGGTGCTCGCCGCGCAGCTCGCCGCGTTCCCCGGCATCAGTACGCGCGTGATCGAGCGCCGCGCGACCCCGCTCGAGCTCGGCCACGCCGACGGCGTCGCGTGCCGCACTGTCGAGATGTTCCAGGCCTTCGGCCTCGCCGACGCCCTCGTGCGCGAGGCGTACTGGGTCAACGAGGTGCGATTCTGGGGACCGTCGTCCGCGGACCGCGACAGGATCGAGCGCACCGGCTGGGTCCAGGACACCCCGCCCGGGCTCAGCGAGTTCCCGCACGTGATCGTCAACCAGGCCCGCATGCAGGAGTACCTGCTGGACTACGCGGCCAAGCAGCCCAGCCGGCTCACGGTGGACTACGGCGTCGAGCTCGTCGATCTGACCGTGGGGGAGGGGGGCTACCCCGTGACGGTGACCCTGCGTCAGGCGGGCGGCGAGCGCGAGGGCGAGGTGCGCACCGTCCGGGCGCGCTACGTCGTCGGCTGCGACGGCGCGCGCAGCGCGGTGCGCACCGCGATCGGGCGTGAGCTCAAGGGCGACGCCGCCAATCATGCGTGGGGCGTCATGGACGTGCTCGCGACCACCGACTTCCCCGACTGGCGCACCAAGAACGTCATCCAGTCCGCGGGGAAGGGAAGCCTGCTCATGATCCCGCGCGAGGGCGGCAGCATGGTGCGGCTCTACGTCGACCTGGGCGAGGTGAAGGCGGGCGACTCGGCGATCCGCGGGACGACCGCGGCGCAGCTCGCGGACGTCGCGAACGCGATCCTGCATCCCTACTCGATCGACGTGCGCTCCGTTGCGTGGTCGTCGGTGTACGAGGTGGGACAGCGACTCACCGATCGCTTCGACGACGTCCCCGCGGAGTTGGTGGGCGAGCGCGAGCCCCACGTGTTCATCGCGGGCGACGCGTGCCACACGCACTCCGCCAAGGCGGGCCAGGGCATGAACGTGTCGATGCAGGATGCGTTCAACCTCGGCTGGAAGCTCGTCGCGGTGCTCGAGGGGCGGGCGCCCGAGGGACTGCTCGCGACCTACTCGGAGGAGCGGCAGTCGGTCGCGCAGGACCTGATCGACTTCGACCGCTTCTGGTCGGCCTTCATCGCGCAGCCGACGCTCGACCCCGACCACCCCGAGAATGGCGGCGTGACGGCCGAGGCGATGCAGGCCGAGTTCGCGCGCCAGGGCAGGTACACCGCAGGCCTCGCGACCCGCTACCGGCCCTCGACGCTCACCGGCACCGGCGAGCACCAGGGACTCGCGACCGGCTTCGAGATCGGCACGCGCTTCCACTCCTCGCCGGTCATTCGCGTTGCCGACGCGCGCCCGATGCACCTCGGCCACGCGCACGTGGCCGACGGCCGGTGGAGGCTCTATGCCTTCGGCGACACGACGGGCGTGGCGCTGCGCGAGCTCGCGGAGTGGCTCACGGAGTCGCTGGACTCGCCCGTGCAGCGATTCCGGCTTGCTGGCGCCGACCTCGACGCGGCCTTCGATGTGCACGGCATCTTCCGCGCGGGGCACCACGAGGTGGACATCTCCTCGGTGCCCGGGATCCTGCTGCCACGCTCGGGCCCTCTCGGGCTGCAGGACTGGGAGAAGGCGTGGGCCGTCGATCCCGACGACGACATCTTCTCCGCCCGTGGGATCGCCGACGACGGCGCGCTCGTCATCGTCCGTCCTGACCAGTACGTCGCGCACGTGCTGCCGCTCGCCGCTCGGGTGGAGCTGACCGACTTCTTCTCCGCGATCCTGCTGGAAAGGGAGGCCGCCGCCCTGGGATGA